The following proteins are co-located in the Echinicola sp. 20G genome:
- a CDS encoding RagB/SusD family nutrient uptake outer membrane protein, with protein MKNLKILKLNILVLCAGLIGGCSEMLDEELYSQMAPENFLTTQEGIKSTLDAAYAEGYLNGYSHHSVRNIEEWCTDIEWETGGGENRTAVLMIDFTWDASVGWMYGDMWLKPYRAIRNANVVLDNVELANISDADKSTYAAEAKFVRALSYYYLHTWFGPVPLRTGVEDELYLSRPSEEEMRQFIETELLAVIPDLPAPGEEQAYGRATNGGARALLTKFYLNTKQWQKAADMALEVMNMGEYTLYPDYAMLFRVENERNSEFILYYPQIPQVPGNNYINGAFPEGFAFEPETGLTFQNSWRNWAAQYRLYDSFYNSFEAGDKRMDLIIDSYVNGQGNTVSLLNNNNTRSFKYWPDPDGLGNEHGNDVPGVRYADILLSRAEALNELNGPNQESIDLINMVRERADVAPLSLTDFGSTEALRTHLLDERAWEFYTEGKRREDQIRLGTFVSSAQARGVSNAKATHVLFPIPQAALDANPNLVQNDGY; from the coding sequence ATGAAAAATTTAAAAATACTAAAGCTAAATATATTGGTGCTTTGTGCTGGATTGATTGGGGGCTGCTCTGAAATGTTGGATGAGGAATTGTATTCCCAAATGGCACCGGAAAATTTCTTGACTACGCAGGAAGGAATCAAATCGACCTTGGATGCGGCCTACGCGGAAGGATACTTGAATGGTTATTCCCATCATAGCGTAAGGAACATTGAAGAATGGTGTACTGATATAGAATGGGAAACTGGTGGCGGTGAAAACCGGACCGCCGTATTGATGATTGACTTTACATGGGATGCTTCTGTGGGATGGATGTATGGGGACATGTGGTTGAAGCCCTATCGTGCGATAAGGAATGCCAATGTGGTCTTGGATAATGTGGAGCTGGCCAATATCAGCGATGCTGACAAAAGCACCTATGCTGCTGAAGCCAAGTTTGTTAGGGCGTTGAGCTACTACTACCTACATACTTGGTTTGGACCGGTTCCCTTGCGGACAGGAGTGGAAGACGAACTGTATTTGTCTCGACCTAGTGAAGAAGAGATGCGGCAATTTATAGAGACAGAATTGTTGGCCGTGATTCCTGATTTGCCTGCTCCGGGTGAAGAGCAAGCTTATGGTAGGGCAACCAATGGTGGAGCGAGAGCATTGCTGACAAAGTTTTACTTGAATACCAAGCAGTGGCAGAAAGCTGCGGACATGGCCCTTGAAGTGATGAATATGGGGGAATATACCCTCTATCCTGATTATGCCATGCTTTTCAGGGTAGAAAATGAGCGGAACAGTGAGTTTATACTTTACTACCCGCAAATCCCACAGGTGCCTGGCAATAACTATATCAATGGGGCTTTTCCTGAAGGTTTTGCCTTTGAGCCCGAAACAGGGCTGACCTTCCAGAATTCCTGGAGAAACTGGGCTGCCCAATACAGGCTCTATGACAGTTTTTACAATTCTTTTGAAGCAGGAGACAAGAGAATGGACCTGATCATCGATAGCTATGTCAACGGTCAAGGAAATACCGTTTCCTTGCTGAACAATAACAACACCCGGTCATTTAAGTATTGGCCAGATCCGGATGGATTGGGAAATGAACATGGCAATGATGTGCCTGGGGTTCGTTATGCAGACATTTTGTTAAGTCGGGCCGAGGCATTGAATGAGCTGAATGGTCCCAACCAAGAATCCATTGACTTGATCAATATGGTCAGGGAAAGGGCAGATGTAGCCCCATTGAGCTTGACAGATTTTGGTTCAACGGAGGCCTTAAGAACTCATTTGCTCGATGAGCGGGCATGGGAATTTTATACAGAAGGCAAAAGGAGGGAAGACCAGATCAGGTTGGGGACTTTTGTTTCTTCCGCTCAAGCGCGGGGTGTCAGCAATGCCAAAGCCACCCATGTGCTTTTTCCTATTCCTCAGGCCGCTTTGGATGCCAATCCAAATTTGGTTCAAAATGATGGATATTAG
- a CDS encoding SusC/RagA family TonB-linked outer membrane protein, with the protein MRILYGFLIQLVFCTVLLANTSKAQRKTIEDVTLDIRLQNRTLDAVFKEVERKTDFRFTLNENGINTSQRVEADIHSGTVYDLLVTLSKQTGLSFTQINDNIHVNQNTKSKQVEIKEMAEVTISGNVVDDTGEPMPGVTVKVESTGKGTVTDMDGHYEITVEEGDVLIYSFIGFMTQRVAVGNQSTIDIEMQEDTQALEEVVVVGYGTVKKSDLTGSVVSLKSDEQNQGVNTSVDQLLKGKAAGVNVVQNSSEPGGGISISIRGASSINAGTGPLYVIDGLPIDNSSMTTSGGGNYPDIRTPTNPLAAINPNDIESIEILKDASATAIYGARGANGVIMVTTKKGRAGEMRINYDGYVGVQNVARKLDILSAEEYQMVMNDLIADGGGIADQTVDVIENGGTDWQEELFRTSAPVTNQNLSFSGGNEKTNYFAALNYFNQQGVVKSSSFERYSARLNLENKFSDRLTVGLNMNTSFSENDQVPAQSFGVNENNGALYAAYNFDPTLSIYGDDGRYRISPYISIDNPLALAYGKNALIERYRTMAVTYANYKILPELSVKLNLGTDVTNQRKDVYIDRSTKDGLANGGIATIFQERQSNYLVEFTTTYDKVFDGHHLTAVAGVTTQNFSMANTSSHGKSFPSDATGTDNIGLGDPTQFNINSFKATNRLLSYLGRVNYTLNDKYLFTGTLRIDGSSRFGENNKFGYFPSGAFAWKMKEEPFMQNLEALSTFKFRASWGQTGNQEIGNYLSISTFVPGPDAVFNDQKVSTTQPARIPNADLKWETTEQWDIGLDFGLFRDRIFGSLDYFRKNTFDMLLYLPIPTSTGYTNRITNIGSVKNSGIEAAITSVNMDGEFTWTTTLNMATVKNEVTSLGGVGQIIGGGAGFANQIWIIKEGLPMYSFYGYQVDGVWQEGDDFDQTTDNVGPGDMKFRDVNGDQTVNADDREVLGNSFPDLTYSLANTFEYKGFSLYVFFEGVHGISMLNNNLVDTYFPINFRRNKFAEPYLNRWTPENPSSVYPSFINPTAQGQKEVNSYTIQDASYLRLNTVTLNYTIPMQRSNTFRSAQVYVTGTNLWTITNYDGVDPAVNPNGNANIRIDYNAYPTATSFLLGVKLGF; encoded by the coding sequence ATGAGAATATTATATGGGTTTCTCATTCAGCTGGTCTTTTGCACCGTACTGCTAGCCAATACGAGTAAGGCTCAGAGGAAAACCATTGAGGATGTGACGTTGGATATCCGTTTGCAAAACAGGACTTTGGATGCGGTGTTCAAAGAAGTAGAGCGCAAAACAGATTTTAGGTTTACATTGAATGAAAATGGAATCAACACCTCTCAGCGTGTGGAGGCCGATATCCATAGTGGGACCGTGTATGACCTGTTGGTTACCTTATCCAAGCAGACAGGTTTGAGCTTTACCCAGATCAATGACAATATCCATGTCAACCAAAATACCAAAAGTAAGCAGGTAGAAATCAAAGAAATGGCCGAAGTCACCATCAGCGGAAATGTGGTGGATGACACCGGAGAGCCTATGCCAGGCGTGACCGTGAAAGTGGAAAGTACAGGTAAAGGAACAGTCACCGATATGGATGGTCATTATGAAATTACGGTGGAAGAAGGAGATGTTTTGATCTATTCTTTCATTGGCTTTATGACCCAGCGGGTTGCAGTAGGCAATCAAAGTACCATTGACATTGAAATGCAAGAAGATACCCAGGCCTTGGAGGAGGTAGTGGTGGTCGGTTATGGTACGGTGAAAAAGAGCGATCTGACTGGCTCAGTAGTTTCCCTGAAGTCCGATGAGCAAAACCAAGGAGTCAACACTTCTGTGGACCAATTGCTCAAAGGCAAGGCGGCAGGGGTCAATGTGGTGCAAAACAGTTCAGAGCCTGGAGGGGGAATTTCCATCAGCATCCGAGGTGCCAGTTCGATCAATGCAGGAACAGGTCCCCTCTACGTGATCGATGGATTGCCAATCGACAATTCTTCCATGACCACTTCTGGAGGGGGAAATTACCCGGACATCCGAACGCCCACCAACCCTTTGGCGGCCATCAATCCCAATGATATTGAATCCATTGAGATCCTAAAGGATGCTTCCGCCACAGCTATTTATGGCGCAAGAGGCGCCAATGGGGTCATAATGGTGACCACCAAAAAGGGAAGAGCTGGGGAAATGAGGATCAACTATGATGGCTATGTAGGGGTACAAAATGTGGCCAGGAAGTTAGACATTTTGAGTGCGGAGGAATATCAGATGGTGATGAATGACCTTATAGCAGATGGGGGAGGAATCGCTGATCAAACCGTAGACGTCATTGAAAATGGTGGTACAGATTGGCAGGAAGAACTTTTCAGGACCAGTGCCCCTGTGACCAATCAGAACCTGTCCTTTTCGGGAGGAAATGAAAAGACCAATTATTTCGCGGCCTTGAACTATTTCAACCAACAAGGGGTAGTCAAAAGTTCTTCCTTTGAACGCTACAGTGCCCGGTTGAACTTGGAAAATAAGTTCTCCGATCGATTGACAGTAGGTTTGAATATGAACACCTCCTTTAGTGAGAATGACCAAGTGCCAGCACAATCTTTTGGGGTAAATGAAAACAACGGAGCTCTTTACGCCGCTTATAATTTTGATCCTACCTTAAGTATTTATGGAGATGATGGGCGCTACCGCATTTCTCCTTACATTTCCATCGATAACCCTTTGGCATTGGCATATGGTAAGAATGCATTGATTGAGCGCTACCGTACGATGGCAGTTACCTATGCCAATTATAAAATTCTGCCCGAACTTTCGGTGAAATTGAACCTGGGAACAGATGTGACCAATCAGCGAAAGGATGTGTACATCGATCGCTCAACTAAGGATGGGCTGGCCAATGGTGGAATTGCCACCATCTTTCAAGAGCGACAGTCTAACTATTTGGTGGAGTTTACGACTACCTATGATAAAGTTTTTGACGGGCATCATTTAACAGCTGTGGCCGGTGTGACCACTCAAAATTTTTCTATGGCCAATACATCCAGTCACGGTAAAAGCTTTCCTTCTGACGCCACTGGAACAGACAACATCGGCCTTGGGGATCCTACCCAATTTAACATCAACAGCTTCAAGGCTACCAACAGGTTATTGTCTTATTTAGGAAGGGTGAATTACACCTTGAATGACAAATACCTGTTTACCGGAACATTAAGGATCGATGGTTCATCCAGGTTTGGTGAGAACAATAAGTTTGGTTATTTCCCTTCAGGAGCCTTTGCCTGGAAAATGAAAGAGGAGCCGTTTATGCAAAACTTGGAGGCGTTGAGCACATTCAAATTCAGGGCCAGTTGGGGGCAGACGGGTAATCAGGAAATTGGCAATTATCTTTCCATCAGTACTTTTGTTCCCGGTCCGGATGCGGTATTCAACGATCAAAAGGTGTCCACTACCCAGCCTGCCCGTATTCCCAATGCAGACTTAAAATGGGAGACCACCGAGCAGTGGGATATAGGTTTGGACTTTGGTTTATTCAGGGACAGGATTTTTGGTAGCTTGGATTATTTCAGAAAAAACACTTTTGACATGCTGCTCTATTTACCGATTCCTACATCAACGGGTTATACCAACAGAATCACAAATATTGGAAGTGTGAAAAATTCAGGTATTGAAGCGGCCATCACATCGGTAAACATGGATGGTGAGTTTACATGGACAACCACCCTGAACATGGCAACGGTGAAAAATGAAGTGACCAGCCTAGGAGGAGTAGGACAGATAATTGGAGGTGGTGCTGGTTTTGCCAACCAGATTTGGATCATCAAAGAAGGGTTGCCGATGTACTCTTTTTATGGCTATCAGGTGGATGGAGTCTGGCAGGAAGGAGATGACTTTGACCAAACTACTGACAATGTTGGTCCTGGAGACATGAAGTTTCGGGATGTGAACGGAGATCAAACCGTCAATGCAGATGACAGGGAAGTATTAGGGAATTCCTTTCCGGATTTGACCTATTCCTTGGCCAATACTTTTGAGTACAAAGGGTTTAGTCTTTATGTATTCTTCGAAGGAGTGCATGGCATCAGCATGTTGAACAACAACCTGGTAGATACTTATTTCCCGATCAACTTCAGGAGAAACAAATTTGCAGAACCTTACCTTAACCGCTGGACACCGGAAAACCCTTCCAGTGTGTATCCTTCATTTATCAACCCTACGGCCCAAGGTCAAAAAGAGGTCAACTCTTACACGATTCAGGATGCCTCTTACTTGCGTTTGAACACGGTAACCCTGAACTATACTATTCCAATGCAAAGAAGTAATACCTTCCGTTCTGCTCAAGTATATGTGACAGGAACCAACTTATGGACCATCACCAATTATGATGGAGTGGATCCCGCTGTCAATCCAAACGGCAATGCCAATATTCGGATTGATTACAATGCCTATCCTACGGCAACTTCGTTTTTGTTGGGCGTAAAACTTGGATTTTAA
- a CDS encoding FecR family protein: MDNKQKYILKYKDYELEDFLGDEYFISWVKNPNGNSNHFWERWITENVDKSETVMQAATVIRSMAYKNKPELSNKAYVEIFENVLKSEPIAEEKGYEKPSHPNSTWGTLFGFHKIAAAILLIFCAWIILDTYVVKEPVELAPLKWEVRENPAGIKSTIKMGDGTVVNLNSNSKLTFLEKFPDSLRLVKLEGEAFFDVQKDGRPFLVDLGKTQVEVMGTTFNVEKRQEGKLSVALVSGKVKVKDQLGNQVILNPMEMLKINENGEVSLTSFDTTEIIGWKDKILVFKNSNKTEIIQKISDWYGVEVLCDPKIKDNWAYSGEYHNESLENVLKGIKRTLNIDYNINGKKVELIQK; this comes from the coding sequence ATGGATAACAAACAAAAATACATATTGAAGTATAAGGACTATGAGTTGGAAGACTTTTTGGGTGATGAGTACTTCATTTCTTGGGTGAAAAACCCAAATGGTAACAGCAATCATTTTTGGGAAAGATGGATAACAGAGAATGTGGACAAAAGTGAAACCGTCATGCAGGCGGCCACCGTCATAAGGTCCATGGCCTATAAGAATAAGCCCGAACTATCCAACAAGGCCTATGTGGAGATTTTTGAAAATGTGCTCAAATCAGAACCAATAGCCGAGGAGAAGGGATATGAAAAGCCATCCCATCCTAATTCAACATGGGGGACACTTTTTGGTTTTCATAAGATAGCAGCGGCCATTTTACTTATTTTTTGTGCTTGGATTATCTTAGATACCTATGTGGTCAAAGAACCTGTTGAACTGGCACCTCTAAAATGGGAAGTAAGGGAGAACCCTGCTGGCATTAAGTCAACGATAAAGATGGGAGATGGCACGGTGGTCAACCTAAACTCCAACAGTAAACTTACATTTTTGGAGAAATTCCCAGATAGCCTGAGGCTTGTCAAGCTGGAAGGAGAAGCATTTTTTGATGTGCAAAAGGATGGAAGACCTTTTTTGGTGGACTTGGGCAAAACTCAGGTAGAAGTCATGGGAACAACCTTCAATGTAGAAAAACGGCAAGAAGGAAAGCTGTCGGTGGCATTGGTTTCAGGTAAGGTGAAAGTCAAAGATCAATTAGGCAATCAAGTAATCCTCAACCCAATGGAGATGCTCAAGATCAATGAAAACGGAGAAGTATCCCTCACCAGTTTTGATACCACAGAAATAATCGGGTGGAAAGATAAAATTCTGGTGTTCAAAAACAGTAACAAAACAGAGATCATCCAAAAGATCAGTGACTGGTATGGTGTGGAGGTGCTGTGCGACCCAAAGATTAAGGACAATTGGGCCTATAGTGGCGAATACCATAATGAATCCTTGGAAAATGTCCTCAAAGGTATCAAGAGAACCCTCAATATAGACTATAACATCAACGGTAAAAAAGTTGAATTAATCCAAAAATAA
- a CDS encoding RNA polymerase sigma factor: protein MKPLKSPKITATSQRRYSEKEYQDMPDELVWESFRLGNEATFSYIYKNFASDLFSYGFQFCGDSHLVEDCMQNVFIYLRKRRENLGQVKSIKSYLFKCIQYEIIKRLKERGVLVDTNEYQYKKAFCIALSPETIMIESESQEQKRMMINQALDQLTSRQRQALILLYEEEMSYSEIADIMGFSEVKSARKLVYRALASLKEVINPS from the coding sequence ATGAAGCCCTTAAAGTCACCTAAAATAACCGCTACCTCCCAAAGGAGGTATTCTGAAAAAGAATATCAAGACATGCCAGATGAGTTGGTATGGGAATCTTTTCGTCTGGGAAACGAAGCAACTTTTAGCTACATCTACAAAAACTTCGCTTCAGATCTTTTTTCTTACGGATTTCAGTTTTGTGGCGATTCCCATTTGGTGGAGGATTGTATGCAGAATGTATTTATCTATCTGCGCAAAAGGAGAGAAAACCTTGGGCAGGTGAAAAGTATCAAATCTTACTTGTTCAAATGTATTCAATATGAAATCATCAAGAGACTCAAAGAAAGAGGCGTATTGGTAGATACCAATGAATACCAGTATAAGAAGGCATTTTGCATCGCACTTTCTCCCGAAACCATCATGATTGAGTCAGAGTCCCAAGAGCAGAAGCGAATGATGATCAATCAGGCGCTAGACCAACTTACAAGCAGACAGCGACAGGCACTTATTTTACTTTATGAAGAAGAAATGAGTTACAGTGAAATCGCCGATATAATGGGCTTTAGTGAAGTCAAGTCAGCCAGAAAATTGGTGTATAGGGCTTTGGCGAGTTTAAAAGAAGTCATTAATCCATCATAA